The Streptomyces sp. HUAS MG91 sequence CTCGGCGAGGACGCGGCCGAAGGCGCCGCGGTCCTCGGCGGCGTGGATCGCCTCCGGGGAGGTGCCGACGACGGGCACGCCGTTGTCCTTGAGCGCCTGGGCGAGGCCGAGCGGGGTCTGGCCGCCGAGCTGCACGACGACGCCCGCGATCGGGCCCGCGAGGGACTCGGCGTGCACGATCTCCAGCACGTCTTCGAGCGTCAGCGGCTCGAAGTACAGGCGGTCGGACGTGTCGTAGTCGGTGGAGACCGTCTCCGGGTTGCAGTTGACCATCACGGTCTCGTAGCCCGCGTCGCTGAGCGCGAAGGAGGCGTGGACGCAGGAGTAGTCGAACTCGATGCCCTGGCCGATGCGGTTCGGGCCCGAGCCCAGGATGATCACGGCGGGCTTGGTGCGCTGCGCGACCTCGGACTCCTCGTCGTACGAGGAGTAGAAGTACGGCGTCTTGGCGGCGAACTCGGCGGCGCAGGTGTCGACCGTCTTGTAGACCGGGCGGACCCCGAGCGCGTGCCGGACCTCGCGGACGACGTCCTCGCGCAGGCCGCGGATCTCGGCGATCTGATGGTCGGAGAAGCCGTGCCGCTTGGCCTCGGCGATCAGCTCCTTCGTCAGCTCCGGAGCGCCGGCCAGCTCGTCGGCCGTCTCCTTGATGAGGAACAGCTGGTCGACGAACCACGGGTCGATCTTCGTGTAGTCGAAGACCTCCTCGGGCGTGGCACCGGCGCGGATCGCGTCCATGACGGTGTTGATCCGGCCGTCGGTCGGGCGCACGGCCTCTTCGAGGAGCGCGGTCTTGTCGCCGACCGGGCCCACGAAGGTGAACTGGCTGCCCTTCTTCTCCAGGGAGCGCAGCGCCTTCTGGAACGCCTCGGTGAAGTTGCGGCCGATGGCCATGGCCTCGCCGACCGACTTCATGGTCGTGGTCAGCGTGGAGTCGGCGCTCGGGAACTTCTCGAAGGCGAAACGCGGGGCCTTCACGACCACGTAGTCGAGCGTCGGCTCGAAGGAGGCCGGCGTCTTCTCGGTGATGTCGTTGGGGATCTCGTCGAGCGTGTAGCCGACGGCCAGCTTCGCGGCGATCTTCGCGATCGGGAAGCCGGTGGCCTTCGACGCGAGGGCCGAGGAGCGCGAGACGCGCGGGTTCATCTCGATGACGATGATGCGGCCGTCGTCGGGGTTGACCGCGAACTGGATGTTGCAGCCGCCGGTGTCGACGCCGACCTCGCGGATGATCGCGATGCCGATGTCACGAAGGCGCTGGTACTCGCGGTCGGTGAGCGTCATCGAGGGCGCGACGGTGATCGAGTCGCCGGTGTGGACGCCCATCGGGTCGAAGTTCTCGATGGAGCAGACGACCACGACGTTGTCGTTCTTGTCGCGCATCAGCTCCAGCTCGTACTCCTTCCAGCCAAGGATGGACTCCTCCAGGAGCACCTCGGTGGTGGGAGACAGGGTCAGGCCCTGGCCGGCGATGCGGCGCAGCTCCTCCTCGTCGTGCGCGAAGCCGGAGCCGGCGCCGCCCATGGTGAAGGAGGGGCGGACGACGACGGGGTAGCCGCCGAGCGTGTCGACGCCCTTGAGCACGTCGTCCATGGAGTGGCAGATGACCGAGCGGGCGGACTCGCCGTGGCCGATCTTCTTGCGGACCTCTTCCACGACGCCCTTGAAGAGGTCGCGGTCCTCGCCCTTGTTGATCGCCTCGACGTTGGCGCCGATCAGCTCGACGCCGTACTTCTCCAGGACGCCCTGCTCGTGCATGGAGATGGCCGTGTTGAGGGCCGTCTGACCACCGAGGGTCGGGAGCAGCGCGTCGGGGCGCTCCTTGGCGATGATCTTCTCGACGAACTCGGGGGTGATCGGCTCGACGTACGTGGCGTCGGCGATCTCCGGGTCGGTCATGATCGTCGCGGGGTTGGAGTTCACGAGGATGACCCGCAGGCCCTCGGACTTCAGGACGCGGCACGCCTGGGTGCCGGAGTAGTCGAACTCGGCGGCCTGGCCGATGACGATCGGGCCCGAGCCGATGACCAGGACGGACTGGATATCGGAGCGCTTAGGCACGCTGGCCCTCCATCAGGGAGACGAAACGGTCGAACAGGTAGGCGGCGTCGTGGGGACCGGCCGCCGCCTCCGGGTGGTACTGGACGGAGAAGGCCGGCTGGTCGAGCAGCTGGAGGCCTTCGACGACCTGGTCGTTCAGGCAGACGTGGGAGACCTCGGCGCGGCCGAACTTCGTCTCGCTCACCTTGTCGAGCGGCGCGTCCACGGCGAAGCCGTGGTTGTGCGCGGTGACCTCGACCTTGCCGGTGGTGCGGTCCTGCACCGGCTGGTTGATGCCGCGGTGGCCGTACTTCAGCTTGTACGTGCCGAAGCCGAGGGCGCGGCCGAGGATCTGGTTGCCGAAGCAGATGCCGAACAGCGGCGTCCTGCGCGCGAGGACGGCGGTCATCAGCGCGACCGGGCCCTCGGCGGTGGCCGGGTCGCCCGGGCCGTTGGAGAAGAAGACACCGTCGGGCGAGACCGCGTACACGTCCTCCTCGGTCGCCGTGGCGGGCAGCACGTGCACCTCGATGCCGCGCTCGGCCATGCGGTGCGGGGTCATGCCCTTGATGCCGAGGTCGATCGCGGCGACGGTGAACTTCTTCTCGCCGATCGCCGGGACGACGTAGGCCTCCTTGGTGGCGACCTCCTCGTACAGGCTCGCGCCCTTCATCTGGGGCTGCGCCTGGACCTTCTCGACGAGCTCGGCGTCGGTGGGCAGCTGCGGGCCGCTGAAGATGCCGGAGCGCATGGAGCCGCGCTCGCGCAGGTGGCGGGTGAGGGCGCGGGTGTCGATGCCGCTGATGCCCACGATGTTCTGGGCGACCAGCTCGTCGTCGAGCGAGCGCTTCGCGCGCCAGTTGGAGGGGACGCGGGCGGGGTCGCGCACGACGTAGCCAGAGACCCAGATGCGGGACGACTCGTCGTCCTCGTCGTTCCAGCCCGTGTTGCCGATCTGCGGGGCGGTGGCGACCACGATCTGGCGGTCGTACGACGGGTCGGTCAGGGTCTCCTGGTAGCCGGTCATCCCGGTGGAGAACACGGCCTCGCCGAAGGTCTCCCCCACGGCCCCGTAGGCACGGCCGCGGAACACCCGGCCGTCCTCCAGGACGAGAACGGCGGGAACCTTGCTGGTTCCCCTTGTGGAGGTGGTCATCGTGCGGTGCCTTCCGTCGTGATGGGCGTTGAGGTCGTGTTGATCATGTCGTTGATGGTGCTGACCCACTGGGCCTGCTCGGCGGCCTGGTCGGAGCGGAACCCGGAGTCGATCAGCTTGTCGCCGTGCGCCCAGGTGACGATCAGCAGACCGCCCTCCGTGAGGACCTTGCCGGCGATGCCCTTGTCGAGCCGGGCCTCGCGCAGCGCCTCGGTGGGGACGAAGAAGTCGGTCGCTCCCGGGCGTACGACGTCCAGTCCCTCGGCGGTGAGGGTCAGCTCCACGCGGCTGCGGGTGCCGAGGCCGTGCGCCACGATGCGGTCGAGCCACTGCCCGGCGGTGGTGGAGCCGTGGTAGCGGCCGCTCAGCTCCAGTTTCGCCGGGCTCCGCTCACTCGGCGCGGCGGGCAGCGGCGGCAGGTCGCTCTGGAGCGTGCCGCGCCACTTCCAGCCCTGGCGCATCAGCCAGTAGACGAGCGCGATGAAGAGCAGGAGACCGACGATCCAGCCGATCCGGTCGGGCCAGTCGGTCACGTCCGCCGACTTCTGTTCGGCGGCCAGGTGCAGGAGAGGTGTCACGCGAGCTTCCCGTCGGCGAGGGTGGCCTTGCCCCGCAGCCAGGTGTGGGTGACGCGCCCCGGCAGCTCACGGCCCTCGTACGGGGTGTTGCGGCTGCGGGAGGCGAAGCCCGCGGGGTCCACGTCTCCACGGTAGTCGGCGTCGACGAGAACCAGGTTGGCGGGCTCACCTGCCGAGACGGGGCGCCCGTGGCCGGTGGCCTGCCCGATCTCGGCGGGCTTGACGGACATCCGGTCGGCGACGCCGGCCCAGTCGAGCAGTCCCGTCTCGACCATCGTCTGCTGGACGACGCTCAGCGCGGTCTCCAGGCCGACCATGCCCATGGCGGCGGCGGCCCACTCGCAGTCCTTGTCCTCGTGCGGGTGCGGGGCGTGGTCGGTGGCGACGATGTCGATGGTGCCGTCGGCCAGCGCCTCGCGCAGCGCCATGACGTCCTTCTCGGTGCGCAGCGGCGGGTTCACCTTGTAGACCGGGTTGTACGAGCGCACCAGCTCGTCGGTGAGGAGCAGGTGGTGCGGGGTGACCTCGGCGGTGACGTCGATGCCGCGGGACTTGGCCCAGCGGATGATCTCGACGCTGCCCGCGGTCGACAGGTGGCAGATGTGGACGCGGGAGCCGACGTGCTCGGCGAGCAGCACGTCCCGGGCGATGATCGACTCCTCGGCGACGGCGGGCCAGCCGCCCAGGCCGAGCTCGGCGGAGACGGTGCCCTCGTTCATCTGGGCGCCCTCGGTGAGCCGGGGCTCCTGCGCGTGCTGGGCGACGACGCCGCCGAAGGCCTTCACGTACTCCAGGGCGCGGCGCATGATCACGGCGTCGTGGACGCACTTGCCGTCGTCGGAGAAGACCGTGACACCGGCGGCGGACTCGTGCATGGCCCCCAGCTCGGCGAGCTTGGCGCCCTCCAGGCCGACGGTGACGGCGCCGATGGGCTGCACGTCGCAGTAGCCGTGCTCCTGGCCGAGCCGGTAGACCTGCTCGACGACGCCGGCGGTGTCGGCGACGGGGAAGGTGTTGGCCATGGCGAACACGGCGGTGTAGCCACCGGAGGCGGCGGCCTGCGTGCCGGTGAGGACGGTCTCGGAGTCCTCGCGGCCCGGCTCGCGCAGGTGGGTGTGCAGGTCGACGAGGCCCGGCAGGAGGACCTTGCCGCCGGCCTCGACGACCTCGGCGCCCTCGGCGCTCAGGCCGGTGCCGACCTCGGCGATGGTCCCGCCGTCGATCAGGACGTCCTGCGGCTCGCCGCCGAGCACCTTCGCACCACGGATCAGGATCTTGCTCATGTCGTTCAGTTCCCCTCGGTACGGGTGTGCGTGACGGCGGGCTCGTTGCCGCCCAGAAGCAGGTAGAGGACGGCCATGCGGGTGTGGACGCCGTTGGCGACCTGTTCGACGACCGTGCAGCGCTCGGAGTCGGCGACCTCGGCGGTGATCTCCATGCCGCGGACCATCGGGCCGGGGTGCATCACGATGGCGTGCTCCGGCATCTTCGCCATGCGGTCGCCGTCGAGGCCGTAGCGGCGGCTGTACTCGCGCTCGGTCGGGAAGAACGCGGCGTTCATGCGCTCGCGCTGCACGCGGAGCATCATCACGGCGTCGGTCTTCGGCAGCGTGCTGTCCAGGTCGTAGCTGACCTCGCAGGGCCAGGACTCGACGCCGACCGGCAGCAGGGTGGGCGGCGCGACCAGGGTGACCTCGGCGCCGAGCGTGTGCAGCAGGTCGACGTTGGAGCGGGCGACGCGGCTGTGCAGGACGTCGCCGACGAGGGTGACGCGCTTGCCGTCCAGACCCTGGCCGATCCCGGCGTCCCGGCCGACGAGGCGGCGGCGCATGGTGAAGGCGTCGAGCAGCGCCTGGGTGGGGTGCTGGTGGGTGCCGTCGCCCGCGTTGATGACCGGGGCGTCGATCCAGCCGGAGGTCGCGAGCCGGTACGGGGCGCCGGAGGCGCTGTGCCGGATGACGACCGCGTCGACGCCCATGGCCTCCAGGGTCTGGGCGGTGTCCTTCAGGGACTCGCCCTTGGAGACGCTGGAGCCCTTGGCGGCGAAGTTGATGACGTCGGCGGACAGGCGCTTCTCGGCGGCCTCGAACGAGATCCGCGTCCGCGTCGAGTCCTCGAAGAAGAGGTTGCAGATGGTCCGGCCGCGCAGCGCGGGCAGCTTCTTGATGGGCCGGTCGGCGACCCGCGCCATCTCCTCGGCGGTGTCGAGGATGAGGACGGCGTCGTCGCGGGTGAGGTCGGCGGCCGAGATGAGGTGTCGCATCATCGGGGGTGCTCCGTAAGGAAGTTCAGGACGTTTCGGGGCATACGGGCGCGCGCGGGCGCACCTGTCTCGCCGTACGCGGTGCGCGCACGGCAGGAAAGGTGGCTACTGCTCGGCCGCCTCGGGGTCCGGCTTGGCGCCGAGCAGCACGGCGTCGCGGCCGTCCTCCTCGGCGAGCTGGACCTTGACCGTCTCCCGCAGCGACGTGGGGAGGTTCTTGCCGACGTAGTCGGCGCGGATCGGGAGTTCGCGGTGGCCGCGGTCGACGAGGACCGCGAGCTGCACGGCGCGGGGGCGCCCGATGTCGTTCAGCGCGTCGAGGGCGGCGCGGATGGTGCGGCCCGAGAAGAGCACGTCGTCGACGAGGACGACGAGCCTGCCGTCGATGCCCTCGGCGGGGATGTCGGTGCGGGCCAGCGCGCGCGGCGGGTGCATCCGCAGGTCGTCGCGGTACATCGTGATGTCGAGCGAGCCGACGGGGACGGCGCGGCCGGTGATCTCTTCGAGCTTGTCGGCCAGGCGGCGGCCGAGGAAGACGCCCCGCGTGGGAATGCCCAGGAGGACCACGTCCTCGGCGCCCTTGGCGCGCTCGACGATCTCGTGGGCGATACGGGTCAGTACCCGCGCGATGTCAGGGCCTTCGAGAACAGACCGGGCATCGGAATTCTGCGTGTCCATACGAAACGGACCCCCTTCTCCGCCTCACGGGACGGACCTTAAAGGACGTCGGAATTGCGCCATCCACACTACCAGCCCCGAAACACCGCTGATCACCCGCCTGAAGGTGCGAGAACGCCGGATTCGGGAGATGGTCGGTACGGACCATTCGGCTTGACGCGGCCAAGTAACGCTGCGTAACCTCACAGTGAGTTACCAGCCACGCGGCGCAGCCGCTAAGTGATGCAGTGTCCGGGGAGCTATATGTCCAGCGAATACGCCAAACAGCTCGGGGCGAAGCTCCGCGCGATCCGTACCCAGCAGGGCCTTTCCCTCCACGGTGTCGAGGAGAAGTCCCAGGGCCGCTGGAAGGCGGTCGTGGTCGGGTCGTACGAGCGCGGTGACCGTGCCGTGACCGTGCAGCGCCTCGCCGAGCTGGCGGACTTCTACGGCGTGCCGGTTCAGGAGCTGCTTCCGGGCACCACCCCGGGCGGCGCCGCCGAGCCCCCGCCGAAGCTCGTCCTGGACCTGGAGCGCCTGGCCCACGTGCCGCCGGAGAAGGCGGGCCCGTTGCAGCGCTATGCCGCCACGATCCAGTCGCAGCGCGGTGACTACAACGGCAAGGTGCTGTCGATCCGCCAGGACGACCTGCGCACGCTCGCGGTCATCTACGACCAGTCGCCCTCGGTCCTGACCGAGCAGCTGATCAGCTGGGGTGTGCTGGACGCCGACGCGCGCCGCGCCGTGGCCCACGAAGAGGCCTGAGCGGGTTCCGGCCGACAGGCCGATCGAGCAGAAACGTCACATCCGAGGGGCGGAGCCGACCGGCTCCGCCCCTCGGGCGTCACTGCCCCGCCGCCGTGTACAGCCGCCCGATGACCTCGGGCAACAGCCGCTCGCTCAGTTTCGGCGGCAGCGCCTGGAGGACCGCGAGGACCGGTGCCATCCGCCGCGGCAGCGCCCCGCCCTCCCCCACGCCCGCGAGGGCCAGCGCGATCTCGACCTCCTCGGCGGTCAGCGCCTCCGGGTCCAGCGAGGCGGCGGCCTCCACGATCGCCGGATCGACCCGCACGGGACCGGCGGCCCGCGCCCGTCCCACGGCCTTCTCCAGCTCGCCGAGGAGCAGCCGCACGGTCTCCTCCTCCGCGACCGCCGCGGTCACCGTCAGATGCAGATTGGCCGGCGAGGCGCCGAAGGCCGGCTGCGGCTGGAGGTACCAGCCGCTCTCGCGCATCTCGTCCGCCACGACGAACACGTCCACCTCCGGGTCGTCCGAGGCGACCGCGATGAGCGACGCCTCGGGCCGGGCGAGCAGTCGCAGTCCGTCGATCCTCCCGACACCGTCGGCCAGGTCCCGGGTCGTGCGGTGTACGCGCGTCGACAGCGCGGTGTAACCATCGGTCCCGACGCGCTCGGTCACCGCCCAGGCCGCGGCGAGCGGTCCGGCGGACTTGGTGCCCTGGAGGGTGGAGTTGACGACGGGATAGCCGGGCCAGGAGGCGTGCGCGAACCAGCCGTGCCGGCGCAGCTCCGCGTCGGCGAAGAGCAGCAGCGAGGCGCCCTTCGCCGCGTAGCCGTACTTGTGCAGATCGACGGAGAGCGAGGTGACGCCGGGGACGGTGAGGTCGAAGTCGGGGATGTCCGGGGCGTCCGCGGCCCGCCTGAGGTGGCCGAGGTACCAGCCGCCGATGCAGGCGTCGACATGGCAGAGCACCCCGCGCTCCGCGGCCAGGGCGGCGACCTCGGCGACCGGGTCGACGACACCGTGCGCGTACGAGGGGGCGGAGACGACGACCAGGGCCGTGCGCTCGGTGATCGCCGCCGCGACATCGGCGGGCCACACCTTGAAGGTGGCCGGATCGACGGGCACGGTCACCACGTCGAGCCCGAAGAGCTCGGCCGCCTTGTGGAACGCCGCGTGCGCGGTGTCCGGGAGGATCAGCTCGGGCCGGGTCACGCCCCGTGTCCCGCGCGCGTACTGACGGGCCGTCAGTACGGCGAGGAGGCAGCTCTCGGTGCCGCCGCTGGTGAAGGTGCCCGCTCCCCCGCCGAGCAGCGCGGTGGCCCGTCGCACCAGGTCGTTCTCCAGCTCCACGACGCTCGGGAAGGCCGTCATGTCCAGCCCGTTGACCCCGGCGAAGGCGGCCTGCGCGGCAACCGCGAGCTCTTCGAGGCCGTCGAGCCCGGAGTCGTAGACGTAGGCCATGGTGCGTCCGCCGCGCGTGGGCAGATCCCCGGCGCGCAGCTCGGCGAGACGCGCCAGGATCGCGTCGTGATCGGTACTCATGCGGAACTCTCCTCGTCGTACGGGGCGATGGCACGGGCGGGACGCGTGTCGGCCGCGTCCCGCAGGCGGGTCAGTTCGGTCTCGGTGAGCCGGTAGCGGGCCAGCAGCGGAAGGCTCAGGAGCAGCAGGACGGCGGGCAGCACACCGAAGCCGGTCACGATCGCGGTGAGCGCCGAGCCGGGCTGGGCCACCCGGTGGTCGGCGTCGGACGAGACGAAGCCGCCGACCGAGAGCACGAGCCCGAAGAGGCCGGGCCCCAGGGCGAGTCCCAGCGTCTCCCCCGCGGTCCACAGCCCGGTGAAGACGCCGGCCCGGCGCCGGCCGCTGGTGTACGCGTCGGCGGCGATCGCGTCGCCGAGCATGGCGAGCGGCAGCATCTGCATGCCCGCGTACCCGACACCGGCCAGGGCCACGGCCGCGTAGATCAGGGCGTCGGGCAGGTGCCGTCCGGCCGCCGCGCCCAGCGCGCCGACGAGGAAGCAGAGCGAGGCGGCGACGGCCGCGTCGCGTTTGCCGCTGCGGCGGCCGACAGCGAGCCACAGCGGCATCGCGAGCAGCGACGGCACGATGAGGCAGACGAACAGGACGGTCGTGGCGCCCGGCCGGTCCAGGATGTACGTGGCGAAGTACTGGGTGCCCGCGAGCATCAGGCCGGTCGCGGCGGCCTGCACCACGAAGGCGGCGAGCAGCCAGAAGAAGGGCGCGTTGCCGCGGGCGGCGCGCAGCTGGGCGCGCAGGCCGGGCTCGCTGGTGGTCCGGACGACGGCCCGGGTGCCGGCCGTGGCGCCCACGGCGGCGAGCATGCCGAGCGCGAGGACCGCGCCGATCACGAGCCCCATCAGCCGGTAGCCGCCCGCGCTCCCCCGGTCGTCGGCCGTGGAGCCCGCGAGCACCGGCGCGACGGCGCCCGACAGCAGGATCGCCACGGCGAGGAAGGCGACGCGCCAGGACATGACGCGGGCCCGTTCGTCGGGATCGGCGGTGAGTTCCGCGGGCAGCGCGACGTACGGGACCTGGAAGCAGGCGTACGCGGAGGCGGTCAGCAGGAAGAGCGCGGCGACATAGGCGGCGGCCGGGCCGCCTTCGAGGCCGCCGGGCGCCGCGAACATGGCGGCGAAGCAGAGCGGCATGGTGACGGCGCCGAGCAGCATCCAGGAGCGGCGCGGGCCGAAACGAGAGCGGGTGCTGCGGTCGGAGAGGCTGCCGATCCACGGGTTGAGCAGCACGTCCCACGCCTTGGGCAGGAAGACGAGCAGTCCGGCGAGGCCCGCGCCGACGCCGAGGACGTCGGTCAGGTAGTAGAGCAGCAGCAGACCGGGGACGGTACCGAAGGTGCCGGTGGCGAAGGAGCCGAGGCCGTAGCCGATCCGGGTCCGGGCGGAGAGGCCTGTTGGGGACATGGCGAGAACCTACGCAGGATCCCCGGGAACGCACCAGGCCCGAAGCAGAACAATGTTCAGGTTCTGCTTCGGGCCTGCGAGCTTGCTGGGCGACTGCGGCTTTTATGCCTCGTCGCGGCGCAGCGACGGCTTCAGGTCCTTGAAGCGGGCCAGAAGACCGTTGATGAACGCCGGGGACTCGTCGGTGGAGAACTCCTTGGCCAGGGAGACGGCCTCGTCGAGCACCACGGCGTCCGGGGTCCCGTCGACCCAGATCAGCTCGTACGCACCGAGCCGCAGGATGTTGCGGTCGACGACGGGCATCCGGTCGAGGGTCCAGTCGACGGCGTACTGGGAGATCAGCTCGTCGATGCGGCGGGCCTTGGGGGCGTACCCCTCGACCAGCTCCATCGTGTACTCGCTGACGGGCGGCTGCTGCGGGTCGCTGTGCGAGTTCTTGACCCAGTCCGCGAGGACCGTGACGACGTCGGCGCCGCGCTGGTCGGCCTCGAAGAGGACCTGGAAGGCTCGCTTGCGGGCCGTGTTACGGGCGGCCACGGTTAGCTGTTCACCCGGCCGAGGTAGCTGCTGTCACGGGTGTCGACCTTGATCTTCTCGCCCGTGGTGATGAAGAGCGGGACCTGGATCTGGTGGTCCGTCTCCAGCGTCGCCGGCTTGGTGCCACCGGTGGACCGGTCGCCCTGGACGCCCGGCTCGGTCTCCTTGACGACCAGCTCGACGGCGGCCGGCAGCTCGACGAAGAGCACCTCGCCCTCGTGCTGGGCGACCGTGGCGGTGAAGCCCTCGATCAGGAAGTTGGCGGCGTCGCCGACGGCCTTGCGGTCGACCATGAGCTGGTCGTAGGTCTCCATGTCCATGAAGACGAAGTACTCGCCGTCCATGTACGAGAACTGCATGTCGCGCTTGTCGACAGTGGCCGTCTCGACCTTGACGCCGGCATTGAACGTCTTGTCGACAACCTTGCCGGAGAGCACGTTCTTCAGCTTGGTGCGCACGAAGGCAGGGCCCTTGCCGGGCTTGACGTGCTGGAACTCGACGACGGACCAGAGCTGGCCGCCTTCGAGCTTGAGGACCAGGCCGTTCTTGAGGTCGTTCGTGGAAGCCACGGTTGCGGAATCTCCTGGACTGACGTGGACGACCCCGGGGCCCGCGCACAGCCCTGCGGGGCTAGAGCGCGAGCAGCTCCTTGGTCGTGATGGTGAGTAGCTCGGGTCCGCCGTCCGCCTCGGGGCGGACGACGAGCGTGTCATCGATCCGGACGCCGCCCCGGCCCGGGAGGTGAACCCCCGGTTCGACGGTGACCGGCACACAAGCGTCAAGTTTACCCATGGCGGCGGGGGCCAACTGCGGGTCCTCTTCGATTTCGAGGCCCACCCCGTGTCCGGTCAGCTGCGCGAGCCCGTCACCATACCCTGCGGCGTCCAGTACCTGGCGGGCGGCCCGGTCCGCCTCCCGGCACTCCACGCCCGGCGCCAGGCTCTCCCGGCCGGCCCGCTGAGCGGCGAAGACCAGGTCGTACAGGTCGATCTGCCAGTCGGCGGGCGAGGTCCCGATGACGAAGGTGCGGCCGATCTCGCACCGGTAGCCGCGGTAGGTGGCCCCCAGGCAGACGGAGAGGAAATCGCCCTCCTCGACCCTGCGGTCGCCGGGCCGGTGCCCGCCGCGCCCCGAGTTCGGCCCGGTCCCGACCGAGGTGGGGAAGGCGGGGCCGTCGGCGCCGTGATCGACAAGTCGACGTTCCAGTTCGAGGGCGAGATGCCGCTCGGTGCGGCCGACGAGGATCGATTCGAGGAGTTCGCCCAGCGCCTGGTCGGCGATCTCGGCGGCGATCCGCAGACAGGAGATCTCCTCGGCGTCCTTGACCAGGCGCAGCTGCTCGACGGCCCGGTTGAGGTCGGCGAGCCGCAGCCGGGGCGCGACGGAGCCGAGCGCCCGGTGCCGGGCCACCGTCAGATGGTGCTCCTCCACGGCGAGCGAGTCGGCGCCCCGGGCCGCGGCCACGTCCGCGGCGGCGACGGCCGCGTCCCCGGCGGGCGCGGACAGCACCTGCACCCGCAGCTCCTCGTCGGCCCGGCCCTCGGCGGTCTGCCCGCTCGGCGGGCGCGCGCACAGCAGCACGTCGTCGCCGCCACCGGGCTCGCGGCCCAGCAGGAGCACCGCGCCGTGCGGCGCCGCTCCGGCGAGATAGCGGACATTGGCGGGCCGCGACACCAGGGCGGCCGCACTGCCGCCCGCTGTCGCACGCTCTCTCAGCCGGTCCCGTCGGGCCGCGTACACCTCTGCCATGAGGCCGAGCGTACGAGCGGGGGCGCGTCCCGGCCGGTTCAGCGCGTCCGGACGGGCGTTCCCCAGGGGGCGGGAGGGGCTCAGGGGTGACGATTCACCACTGGGGCGGGCTCGCGATGGCCCGGGCGAGCACGTCGTCGAGCACCTGCGCGGTGCCCACGACGTCGAGCTGGGAGTTGTCGATGATCGGCAGTCCTGAGCCGTACCAGCCGGCCATGCGGCCGTGGATGCGGGCGACCTCTTCGTCGGTCAGCCGGCGGTTGCCGCTGCGCTGGGCGTTGCGCTCCAGGACGATCTCCAGGCCCGGCAGCAGGACGACGGGCAGCAGCCCGGGCCCCACGTGCCGCTTCCAGCCGCCGAGGCCGACGACGGGCCGGTCGGGGAAGACGGCGTCGTCGAGGATGCAGGAGATCCCGTTCGCCAGGAAATTGCGGGCGGCGAAGCCGCAGGTGCGGCGGGCCAGGCGGTACTGCGCCTCGCTGTTGTCGTTCCAGCCGCTCTGCGGGTCGGCGAACCCGGACCGCACCCATTCCCGTACGTCGTCCAGGCTGATGTGGGCCGTCGGGACCCGGCGGCACTCCGCCCAGTACTTGGCGACGCTGGTCTTGCCGGCGCCCGCGGGGCCGATCAGCAGGACCGCGAGGGTGGTGGCGCTCGGGTCGGCGGGGGCCTGCGCGGGCGGCGGGCTCGGCACGGCGACCGGACCGCCGGGCGGGAGCTGCACATGGCCCGTGGTGTCCCGGTGCGGCGGCACCGGCGGATGCGGGTGCGGCGGCGGGACGGGCGGATGGTGCGGGGCGCCGGTGAAACCGGGCGCGCCGGGCTGCTGCTGCGCCTGGCTCCCGGCGGTGGCCGGGCCCGGGCCCGGGCCGTGCCCCGGCTGATGGGGCGGTGGCAGCGGAGACCCCACTGCGTGCTGCATCCGGTGCCACTCCGTCTCGTACAACCGTCAGGGAGGCGTCGGCGAACCGAGCGCTATCGAACGGTACCGTCCCGGGCCGCCGTTGTGTGAACGGCCCGGGTGGACGCAAAGTGCCCGCCCCTCAACGAGCGGGGCTATTCGGCCACTTCACCGTAGGCGGCGAGCAGGACGGCGGGGTCCGGGCCCTCCAGGACGGTGGGCTTGCCGAGGCCGTCGAGGACGATGAAGCGCAGCAGGTCGCCGCGGGACTTCTTGTCGACCTTCATCGTCTC is a genomic window containing:
- the carB gene encoding carbamoyl-phosphate synthase large subunit, yielding MPKRSDIQSVLVIGSGPIVIGQAAEFDYSGTQACRVLKSEGLRVILVNSNPATIMTDPEIADATYVEPITPEFVEKIIAKERPDALLPTLGGQTALNTAISMHEQGVLEKYGVELIGANVEAINKGEDRDLFKGVVEEVRKKIGHGESARSVICHSMDDVLKGVDTLGGYPVVVRPSFTMGGAGSGFAHDEEELRRIAGQGLTLSPTTEVLLEESILGWKEYELELMRDKNDNVVVVCSIENFDPMGVHTGDSITVAPSMTLTDREYQRLRDIGIAIIREVGVDTGGCNIQFAVNPDDGRIIVIEMNPRVSRSSALASKATGFPIAKIAAKLAVGYTLDEIPNDITEKTPASFEPTLDYVVVKAPRFAFEKFPSADSTLTTTMKSVGEAMAIGRNFTEAFQKALRSLEKKGSQFTFVGPVGDKTALLEEAVRPTDGRINTVMDAIRAGATPEEVFDYTKIDPWFVDQLFLIKETADELAGAPELTKELIAEAKRHGFSDHQIAEIRGLREDVVREVRHALGVRPVYKTVDTCAAEFAAKTPYFYSSYDEESEVAQRTKPAVIILGSGPNRIGQGIEFDYSCVHASFALSDAGYETVMVNCNPETVSTDYDTSDRLYFEPLTLEDVLEIVHAESLAGPIAGVVVQLGGQTPLGLAQALKDNGVPVVGTSPEAIHAAEDRGAFGRVLAEAGLPAPKHGTATTFAEAKAIADEIGYPVLVRPSYVLGGRGMEIVYDETRLSSYIEESTEISPSRPVLVDRFLDDAIEIDVDALYDGEELYLGGVMEHIEEAGIHSGDSACALPPITLGGYDIKRLRVSTEAIAKGVGVRGLINIQFAMAGDILYVLEANPRASRTVPFTSKATAVPLAKAAARISLGATVAELRAEGLLPKNGDGGTLPLDAPISVKEAVMPWSRFRDIHGRGVDTVLGPEMRSTGEVMGIDSVFGTAYAKSQAGAYGPLPTKGRAFISVANRDKRSMIFPARELVAHGFELLATSGTAEVLKRNGINATIVRKQSEGEGPNGEKTIVQLIHDGDVDLIVNTPYGTGGRLDGYEIRTAAVARSVPCLTTVQALAAAVQGIDALNHGDVGVSSLQEHAEHLTAARD
- the carA gene encoding glutamine-hydrolyzing carbamoyl-phosphate synthase small subunit: MTTSTRGTSKVPAVLVLEDGRVFRGRAYGAVGETFGEAVFSTGMTGYQETLTDPSYDRQIVVATAPQIGNTGWNDEDDESSRIWVSGYVVRDPARVPSNWRAKRSLDDELVAQNIVGISGIDTRALTRHLRERGSMRSGIFSGPQLPTDAELVEKVQAQPQMKGASLYEEVATKEAYVVPAIGEKKFTVAAIDLGIKGMTPHRMAERGIEVHVLPATATEEDVYAVSPDGVFFSNGPGDPATAEGPVALMTAVLARRTPLFGICFGNQILGRALGFGTYKLKYGHRGINQPVQDRTTGKVEVTAHNHGFAVDAPLDKVSETKFGRAEVSHVCLNDQVVEGLQLLDQPAFSVQYHPEAAAGPHDAAYLFDRFVSLMEGQRA
- a CDS encoding dihydroorotase; the encoded protein is MSKILIRGAKVLGGEPQDVLIDGGTIAEVGTGLSAEGAEVVEAGGKVLLPGLVDLHTHLREPGREDSETVLTGTQAAASGGYTAVFAMANTFPVADTAGVVEQVYRLGQEHGYCDVQPIGAVTVGLEGAKLAELGAMHESAAGVTVFSDDGKCVHDAVIMRRALEYVKAFGGVVAQHAQEPRLTEGAQMNEGTVSAELGLGGWPAVAEESIIARDVLLAEHVGSRVHICHLSTAGSVEIIRWAKSRGIDVTAEVTPHHLLLTDELVRSYNPVYKVNPPLRTEKDVMALREALADGTIDIVATDHAPHPHEDKDCEWAAAAMGMVGLETALSVVQQTMVETGLLDWAGVADRMSVKPAEIGQATGHGRPVSAGEPANLVLVDADYRGDVDPAGFASRSRNTPYEGRELPGRVTHTWLRGKATLADGKLA